The genomic region GTGTCTTAGTTGTCTGGGGAGTGTTTTTTGGTTTTGGTTTGCCAAATGTAACACCTTTGTACTGGGGTTTTTTCTCCCCATTTTattcttcttcttaatacaaaaatacgcagctctcctgcgtattcAAGAAAAAAAAATGTTTGCTGTCAAAATTATATATGCATGTTTTTCATTTTTCGTTTGGTAAATTGCAGAGGCAAGTACTTCCTCGTCTGCTCATgctgaagatgagaagaaggctgATCGAGGACTCTCTCTAATGGGTCCTCCCATAAGGCCAGGCATTGCACCAAATGTCAAATTTGCAGAAAATTAATTTAGCGGTTCACAGAGAATGCTTGACTAATAAATCCTTACGCCTCTTGTGTCTATATCAGCCATTTTCACTGTAATGCTCCGTGTTCATCTCATATTGATTCTTAATTATCACGCAGGTTTAGGGTTCTTGTATTTTGAGCTTTGTTTGAGCACAAAAATTGTGTATCTTTAGTGCAATGCGTGCGACACATGGACTGCCAATGCTATGGTTGGATTTTGATCTATAGACGATGTGCTCATTGGGCATGCAGTTAGTATTAGGGAGGAACAAAAGAGCAAGTATTTGAAGAAgggaaaaaaaagagagaaacaGAGACGGTCTTGCTCGTGAAGGGTTATCCTTCTAGTTCTTACCACCGGCGTAAGGCTGTGTTTGTTACGCAAAGCAAAAGCTAGTGTATATAGGTTTTGCCTGGCTACAACGCTAATGTCATGCGTGTGCGCAACTTTTATACTATACACACACATAATTCCAGTATTCTTGCTCTACTTATATCAAAAGAACTTTATTCACATCATATATCGTAGCAGAGGTAGATTCCAAAGTCTCACATTCTCACGACAGGAAACTCGAATTTCATTACTTCGTAGTCGTAGCAAAAAAAATGCAACCAAATAAACTATCAAATATATTTTAAAACCAATTCAAACAGGAATCCATAGTCTAGCCTTACAATTGAGGGGAAGGGAGCATTCCTTGATCTAGTTGGTCATATGCTATTTATTAGTCCATAGAATCAACACTGTTTCTCAAATTCAAAACCATGCATCAAACTCATACGGTTTCACTTGTAAAATGTTGGAACCACCACCATCATGAACGATTGCACAAGACACTTCTATGAATTCTAGAATTATAGCTTCAGGTTAAGGTCTAGGTCTCGTGGGTCCTCCGATAAGTTTTCAGCATCCTTCCTTTTCAAGTCAATGTATTCATGTTCCTGTAAGCATTAGAAATTTAGAACACGACCATTATCACTAAGCTTGATAGTCTATGCAGTTGAATACCATGCACATGTTCCCTGCCTGCAACGTTTGAGTGTTTAGGGGGACATTTTTGTTTAGCATTGTGTATATATCATTGAACATATATTTCATAAAAGGTATTGTCTATGTCCGAGAAAAATACTGCAACATATTTCAAAATAATGCTACACAACAATAACAAGTTTGTGCTGTATATAAAAGTGGACCATGAGACAGAGAGATGTATACCCTATGATCAGGTGCTTCAAAGAGATCAAGCGTTATAGGAACCGTGCTATTTGGATTGACATAAGATGCTGCTCCGGAGGTGCCTAGCGACCTAGTCATATATTTGACACCGGTCAGACATGAAATATTTGATCATGATTTAGGGGGTCCCATTTGAAAGCAAAAAGATTTTACAAAAAAAAAAATACTGCATAGCCATCCTCGACTAGCTCTCTAACTCGAAGAGTATATATAAAGATGGGAAAATAATCGTTTATATGTGTGTACCTTATCATAGGAAGCTTGAACCGTCCACTCATCTCTTCTCTTGCTCCATATGCCATCTACAATAAATCATAAGAGGGCCAGCCATGGTCCACGCATTAGACGCCATCGTATACAATGCTAAGGACATGATGTAAGAGAAATGCGATTGATATTGTACAGGTAACGTTTGTACAAATTTGAAAAAAAGGTGATGCTTTCAGGTTTGAATAGATGTAAGGGAAATGGTATTGGTATTGTACATGCAAAATTTGTACATATTTGGAGAGAAAAAAGTGATGCTTTCAGGTTTGAATAGACGTAACAATTAATAGAAGGCTCATACACCACGAAGTTTTGAAGAATTTGGCATGGCATTGAAGCATGAGCAAGGGTGGTAATAGGACCTCAATGGGTAATGAGGCAACATTATGCTTCCTTGCTTCAAATTCTGAAAATTCCATAACAAAATCATCTGGCTTTGAAAATACCACTTTTGTTTGTAACCATGCTGTATAGTAGCCTTAGAATATACATATGGCATCCTCACACTTGATGATATTCTCTAGTAAAATAATTTTAGTGGATATATTGGTGATAATTACCTTTTAAAAAATGCAGATAAAAAGGTCCGTGTTGCAGTAATGCATACCTATTCACATTTTGCCAACATAATTCGAACGTGTTGGTAGAGAAATGAAGCAATATCATAAGCAAAGGAATATACCAGTTGGTATAGGTCAATTCTCATAAAAGTGCTTCGAAGGAGAGAAAGTAATCCATGACATAATATAAGTAGGGGTAGTAATGGTTTCTAAATTTTATACTATAAAATTTAATTTTATGATTAAATCAAATTAGGATCAAagtctatttctatttatttttgactAAAATTAATTAAATACTTAAAAgaattgtgaagaaacatttggatcatgatccattaccacccctaaatATAAGACACAACATTATAAGGAACAGTACGAGTGGATCATACCCCTACAACTACAAGTGTGCTTACCAAGTCTTGGATATCAGCTCCATAAATTGGTGGTTGCCTAAGGCTGTCTTTAAAATACTCTTTCATTTCCTCTTCTACCCTCATTTCCTCTTCTCTCATTCTTTCAAGCTTGGCAATCCCAAACCCTTTTTTCCTTTCCTTTGGCTTGGCTAGGATGCTTTTAGCGGTCCTTCCACGCTTCTTAGGCAAGGatgaagctctttcttcccctttgcTGCAATATCTTGTACTAGTTTCATCCATTGGCACCTACATAAAACAAATCATATGTAAAAGATATAGGTTAGCGTGCATTATATGCAAAACCAAATCTACAAAATTGAGGGAAGGCTTTTGCTACATACACAGTGAGAATTAGTTTGCTCCCCAATACTATTTTTTCACTTGTGGTCTTGTGGAGCTCTAtattactatatatatatagtggCATCATGTATGTGTCACCACGAAGCAAGCATTCATAATTTATTTGCTGCAATCTTTTGCTCTTTTCATAAATGCATATATTCATAAGGGATCTTTTATTCATGCATTGTATTGTTGTAGATACAGTGGCCCCTTGTAAGTTAGTAGTTAGATTGATCTAATAAATAAAAACATCAACGCAAATCTAGATATATCTAGTACAATGAATGTGGATATGTATTTTTGGATATATAAAGGAGATCAAGAGTATGGAGGAGGGTGCAATAATGGTCAAGCATCCAATTCTTATTTTGATATATCAAGTCATAAATGTTTTGCATCGTGATGTTCACCGTGCTTTGATTTCCCCGTGATTCTTTAGAAT from Zea mays cultivar B73 chromosome 6, Zm-B73-REFERENCE-NAM-5.0, whole genome shotgun sequence harbors:
- the LOC109940139 gene encoding uncharacterized protein, producing MDETSTRYCSKGEERASSLPKKRGRTAKSILAKPKERKKGFGIAKLERMREEEMRVEEEMKEYFKDSLRQPPIYGADIQDLMAYGAREEMSGRFKLPMIRSLGTSGAASYVNPNSTVPITLDLFEAPDHREHEYIDLKRKDAENLSEDPRDLDLNLKL